The following coding sequences lie in one Listeria ivanovii subsp. londoniensis genomic window:
- a CDS encoding YdeI/OmpD-associated family protein, whose translation MEEKTIVEKLQLAKYQEAVILDIPKDSDYFRNLSSYGKEMTTKKYDLIFKFVQNLNELVGFVHQIISEDKLLADGYVFIAYPKKGNKKWDTYVHRDELMPALKTDEEGYIGQSNLKFARMVALDETYTVVGMKEATKLKIKGVKKNNPSADEYADYVPQVVAFLADKGDLATFYSNLATGYQRVWARYIYSAKQAATQEKRRLEMVDILSQGYKTKEHFRQGKK comes from the coding sequence ATGGAAGAAAAGACAATAGTAGAGAAATTACAACTAGCAAAATATCAAGAAGCGGTTATACTTGATATACCAAAGGATTCAGATTATTTTCGGAATTTATCAAGCTATGGGAAAGAAATGACTACTAAAAAGTATGATTTGATTTTTAAATTTGTACAAAATTTGAATGAGTTAGTTGGATTTGTTCATCAAATAATTTCAGAGGATAAACTGTTAGCAGATGGTTATGTATTTATCGCTTACCCGAAAAAAGGAAATAAAAAATGGGATACATATGTTCACCGTGATGAGCTGATGCCAGCGCTTAAAACGGACGAGGAAGGATACATTGGACAAAGCAACTTGAAATTTGCTCGAATGGTTGCGCTTGATGAAACTTATACAGTTGTTGGAATGAAAGAGGCAACAAAGTTAAAAATAAAAGGTGTTAAGAAAAATAATCCTTCCGCCGATGAATATGCCGATTATGTTCCGCAAGTGGTAGCTTTTTTAGCGGATAAAGGAGATTTAGCAACTTTTTATAGTAATTTAGCGACTGGTTATCAACGAGTCTGGGCGAGGTATATTTATTCTGCCAAACAAGCAGCTACACAAGAAAAAAGGCGACTGGAAATGGTAGATATATTAAGTCAAGGTTATAAGACCAAAGAACATTTTAGACAAGGGAAAAAGTAA
- a CDS encoding GntR family transcriptional regulator: MVKYEMIAADIREKINDGTYPPESILPDQVSLCKMYDCSRMTIKKAFDVLALEGLVYRQRGAGTFVMKNALANKQDASLRDYDGLTKMMGDNRITSEIIAFDIAFPDEKIQEQLLIKATQPVYKLIRLRLLDEKPYVLEHTTMPADIVPGLTKDILHHSIYAYLQDSLGLVLSGAFRKINADKPSSYDKEYLACGEHDPVLEVEQVVYLKDGRPVEYSRSRHRYDTRSFIMVDHREK, from the coding sequence TTGGTTAAGTATGAAATGATTGCAGCAGATATTCGTGAAAAAATAAACGACGGTACTTATCCACCGGAATCCATTCTTCCTGATCAAGTTAGTTTATGCAAGATGTATGATTGTAGCAGAATGACGATAAAAAAAGCTTTTGATGTATTAGCACTCGAAGGACTCGTTTACCGGCAACGAGGAGCAGGCACTTTTGTGATGAAAAATGCGCTTGCTAACAAGCAAGATGCGAGCCTACGGGATTATGATGGTCTGACAAAAATGATGGGAGATAATCGAATTACAAGTGAAATTATTGCATTTGATATCGCCTTTCCAGATGAAAAAATTCAAGAACAACTTTTAATTAAAGCAACCCAACCAGTATACAAATTAATTCGTTTACGTCTACTGGACGAGAAACCTTATGTGCTAGAACATACAACGATGCCAGCAGATATAGTTCCAGGACTTACAAAAGATATTTTACATCATTCGATTTATGCTTATTTACAGGATTCACTTGGGCTCGTGCTAAGTGGCGCTTTTCGGAAAATTAATGCCGATAAACCTTCTTCCTATGATAAAGAGTACTTGGCATGCGGGGAACATGATCCAGTGCTTGAAGTAGAACAAGTTGTTTATTTAAAAGACGGAAGACCTGTTGAATATTCGAGGTCTAGACATCGCTATGATACAAGAAGTTTTATTATGGTTGATCATCGCGAAAAATAA
- a CDS encoding Tex family protein yields MEQVQDKIIKLVHKTLNYKPNQINAVIKLMEEGNTVPFIARYRKEMTGSLDEVEIRDIEETFEYVTKLENRKEEIIRLIDEQGKLTDELKNAIIKAEKHQALEDLYRPYKQKKRTKATIAKEKGLEPLANWLMSFPNNAEPLEEAANYISEEKEVESAELALLGAHEIIAEQISDEPAFREWIRNFTRKFGMVESRGKNIEADEKGVYEMYYEFNEMIGKVASHRVLAFNRGEKEDILRVQVQVDTTKIFAYLFEKVIQNRNSNTRPYVEEAILDAYKRFIGPAIEREIRGELTEKAEEQAIHIFSENLRKLLLQPPLKGKIILGVDPAFRTGCKFSVLDKTGKVLEIGVVYPHTAKARRPEAKQKIAEILATYQVEVIAIGNGTASRETEQFIVEVIRESNSNAYYCIVNEAGASVYSASETAREEFPDYQVEERSAVSIGRRLQDPLAELVKIDPKSVGVGQYQHDVAQKRLNETLTFVVETAVNQVGVNVNTASASLLQYVAGLNKTVANNIRKFREENGSFTSRKELKKVPRLGAKSYEQSIGFLRILEGENPLDRTAIHPESYKAAEEIVQATGFELKDIGSEDLKEALQALSIPEEAEKLAIGKETMRDIIDNLIAPGRDLRDELPAPLLKQDVISMDDLKQGMELQGTVRNVVDFGAFVDIGVKQDGLVHISKLSNSFVKNPMDIVSVGDVVTVWVDEVDTKKNRIALTMRNPNGSVK; encoded by the coding sequence ATGGAACAAGTGCAAGATAAAATCATCAAATTAGTGCATAAAACACTAAACTATAAACCAAATCAAATTAATGCAGTGATAAAATTAATGGAAGAAGGCAATACCGTTCCATTTATCGCCCGTTATCGTAAAGAAATGACTGGCAGCTTGGATGAAGTGGAGATTCGAGATATTGAAGAAACCTTTGAATATGTCACTAAATTAGAAAATCGCAAAGAAGAAATTATTCGTTTAATTGATGAACAAGGAAAACTCACGGATGAACTAAAAAATGCCATTATTAAAGCGGAAAAACATCAAGCTTTAGAAGATTTATACCGTCCTTACAAGCAGAAAAAACGCACCAAAGCAACTATTGCTAAAGAAAAAGGGTTAGAACCGCTAGCTAATTGGCTGATGAGTTTTCCAAATAACGCTGAACCACTAGAAGAAGCAGCAAACTACATTTCAGAAGAAAAAGAAGTCGAGTCAGCAGAGTTGGCCTTACTTGGCGCGCACGAGATTATCGCCGAGCAAATTAGTGATGAACCGGCTTTCCGAGAGTGGATTCGTAATTTTACACGTAAATTCGGAATGGTTGAATCAAGAGGGAAAAATATCGAAGCCGATGAAAAAGGCGTTTATGAAATGTATTATGAATTCAATGAAATGATTGGCAAAGTAGCAAGCCACCGAGTTCTCGCCTTTAATCGCGGGGAAAAAGAAGATATTTTACGCGTACAAGTGCAAGTAGATACAACCAAAATCTTCGCTTACTTATTTGAAAAAGTGATTCAAAATCGAAATTCCAATACACGACCATATGTAGAAGAAGCTATTTTGGATGCTTATAAACGTTTTATTGGTCCAGCAATCGAGCGTGAAATACGCGGGGAACTAACAGAAAAAGCGGAAGAACAAGCAATTCATATTTTCTCGGAGAACTTACGTAAACTACTTTTACAACCACCTTTAAAAGGAAAAATAATTCTTGGAGTAGATCCAGCATTCCGAACTGGTTGTAAATTTTCTGTGCTTGATAAAACTGGAAAAGTTCTAGAAATAGGAGTTGTTTATCCACATACTGCCAAAGCCCGTCGACCAGAAGCTAAACAGAAAATTGCAGAAATATTAGCTACTTATCAAGTAGAAGTAATTGCAATTGGTAACGGAACAGCCTCTCGTGAAACAGAACAATTTATTGTCGAAGTAATTCGCGAGTCTAATTCAAATGCTTATTATTGTATCGTAAATGAAGCGGGGGCAAGTGTTTATTCGGCAAGCGAAACAGCTCGTGAAGAATTCCCAGATTATCAAGTAGAAGAACGTAGCGCCGTTTCTATTGGGAGACGTTTACAAGATCCACTTGCAGAACTCGTAAAAATTGATCCGAAATCAGTTGGAGTAGGTCAATATCAACATGACGTTGCCCAAAAACGCTTAAATGAAACGCTTACATTTGTTGTGGAAACAGCGGTTAACCAAGTAGGTGTGAATGTGAATACCGCATCTGCTTCCTTACTACAATATGTAGCTGGCTTAAATAAAACAGTAGCCAACAATATTCGCAAGTTCCGTGAAGAAAATGGTTCTTTCACATCTCGAAAAGAATTGAAAAAAGTTCCTCGTCTTGGAGCAAAATCATATGAACAAAGTATCGGCTTTTTACGAATTTTGGAAGGGGAAAATCCACTTGATCGTACTGCGATTCATCCAGAAAGCTATAAAGCAGCGGAAGAAATCGTTCAAGCTACTGGATTTGAATTAAAAGATATTGGTAGCGAGGATTTAAAAGAAGCGCTTCAAGCATTGAGCATTCCAGAAGAAGCAGAAAAGCTAGCAATTGGTAAAGAAACGATGCGTGATATTATTGATAACTTAATAGCACCAGGACGCGATCTTCGTGATGAGCTTCCTGCACCGCTCTTAAAACAAGATGTTATTTCAATGGATGATTTAAAACAAGGAATGGAATTACAAGGTACCGTTCGTAATGTGGTTGATTTTGGCGCTTTTGTCGATATTGGCGTTAAACAAGATGGACTTGTGCATATCTCGAAATTGAGCAATTCGTTCGTCAAAAATCCAATGGATATTGTTTCAGTTGGAGATGTTGTGACAGTTTGGGTGGATGAAGTAGATACGAAAAAAAATCGTATTGCGCTAACGATGCGTAATCCAAACGGAAGTGTCAAATAA
- a CDS encoding iron chaperone has protein sequence MDNKLEFSTIDEYIAGTPPETQPILQKIRETIQAAAPEATEKISYQMPTFYFEGNLVHFALAKKHYGFYPAPSGIKAFEAELIAYKYSKGAVQFPIDQPVPYDLIAKMVTFRLAENKQKVAEKLSKKNK, from the coding sequence ATGGATAATAAATTAGAGTTTTCAACGATTGATGAGTATATCGCAGGAACACCCCCAGAAACACAACCAATTCTACAGAAAATTAGAGAAACTATCCAAGCGGCGGCTCCGGAAGCAACAGAGAAAATTAGCTACCAAATGCCAACTTTTTATTTTGAAGGAAATCTTGTCCATTTTGCATTAGCGAAAAAGCACTACGGTTTTTATCCTGCTCCAAGTGGTATCAAGGCATTTGAAGCAGAATTAATTGCGTATAAGTATTCTAAAGGCGCCGTTCAATTCCCGATTGACCAACCAGTTCCATATGATTTAATTGCAAAAATGGTCACTTTCCGCTTGGCTGAAAACAAACAAAAAGTGGCAGAAAAGCTATCGAAAAAAAACAAATAA
- a CDS encoding OsmC family protein, whose protein sequence is MDLVKNGKVLELVHPNGNWTLIKEEGFSPVQITVAAVAACSGYVYQTLLEKKRIELNDITIHTDYEQDQESAVHVLTKINVTFTVDLVDKSNQAKAEKAVHLVKDACPVAKSLDSSIEINEIVVFK, encoded by the coding sequence ATGGATTTAGTGAAGAACGGAAAAGTATTAGAACTTGTTCATCCAAATGGAAACTGGACATTAATTAAAGAAGAAGGTTTTTCTCCAGTTCAAATCACAGTCGCGGCAGTTGCTGCTTGTAGCGGTTATGTTTATCAAACTTTACTTGAAAAGAAACGAATTGAGTTAAATGATATTACTATTCATACTGACTATGAGCAAGATCAAGAAAGTGCCGTTCATGTTTTAACCAAAATCAATGTCACTTTTACAGTTGATTTAGTAGATAAAAGCAATCAAGCAAAGGCGGAAAAAGCAGTTCATTTAGTAAAGGATGCATGCCCGGTTGCCAAAAGTTTAGATTCTTCCATTGAAATTAATGAAATAGTCGTTTTTAAATAA
- a CDS encoding SprT family protein translates to MNQAELQRHMEEVSLQFFHKEFRHQATFNSRLRTTGGRYLLQSHRIEMNPKYLENFGIAYFIDIMKHELCHYHLHLEKKGYQHRDKDFRDLLKKVGAPRFCATIPRELTMHEYTCKSCSKSFLRQRRFNVNRYRCGDCGGELTETGSKKIYTENT, encoded by the coding sequence ATGAATCAAGCAGAATTGCAGCGACACATGGAAGAAGTGTCGCTGCAATTTTTCCACAAAGAATTCCGGCATCAAGCTACTTTTAATAGTAGATTACGCACGACAGGTGGCAGATATTTACTTCAAAGTCATCGCATTGAAATGAATCCCAAATATCTGGAAAATTTTGGAATAGCGTATTTCATTGATATCATGAAACACGAACTATGTCATTATCACCTTCACTTAGAGAAAAAGGGCTACCAACACCGTGATAAAGACTTTCGAGATTTGCTGAAAAAAGTAGGAGCGCCACGATTTTGTGCGACCATTCCTCGCGAACTCACAATGCATGAATATACATGTAAAAGTTGCTCAAAATCATTTTTAAGGCAGCGTAGATTTAATGTAAACCGTTATCGTTGTGGGGATTGTGGTGGGGAATTAACAGAAACTGGCTCCAAAAAAATTTATACAGAAAATACCTAA
- a CDS encoding AI-2E family transporter — MKLSRFRDSKLFFWTIEILAVVAVIFILLQMKYIFSPIGIIISTLFMPILVAGFLFYLFNPLVLFLEKRKVPRILSVIIIFITFIGLIVLAVMQLGPTLAEQVTELAKAIPGYWQDFEKWLQGISKNSSLQGVDLKAELEKLNISLPKIMSVVVDGVASSFGAIVSFVSGFVMILVTVPFIVFYMFKDGHKFIESSGKFFPAAIRAEAKQIIKEMNKTISTYISSQAIDCLVVGLFTFIGYLIIGQPYALLFGLIAGATNIIPYLGPFIGAAPAVIVALFTSPLQALLVIIVVTIVQQLDSNLLSPYIMGKSLSIHPLTIIIILIVAGNLAGIFGMILGVPVYAVVKTIIVNVNRLIKLRRGELALENNPPDPPAPKA; from the coding sequence ATTTTAGCGGTTGTTGCAGTTATATTCATCCTGCTTCAAATGAAATACATATTTTCTCCAATTGGCATTATCATTTCTACTTTATTTATGCCAATTTTAGTTGCAGGATTTCTGTTCTATTTATTTAATCCTTTAGTTCTATTTTTAGAAAAAAGAAAAGTACCACGAATTCTTAGTGTTATTATCATTTTCATCACATTTATTGGACTTATTGTTCTGGCAGTTATGCAGCTTGGTCCAACGCTTGCTGAACAAGTAACAGAACTAGCTAAAGCCATACCTGGTTACTGGCAAGATTTTGAGAAGTGGCTACAAGGAATTTCCAAAAATTCTTCCCTTCAAGGGGTCGATTTGAAAGCAGAACTTGAAAAACTAAACATTTCGTTACCAAAAATCATGTCTGTTGTGGTGGATGGTGTTGCTTCTAGCTTTGGAGCAATTGTTTCGTTTGTATCTGGCTTTGTGATGATTCTAGTTACGGTACCATTTATCGTATTTTACATGTTTAAGGATGGTCATAAGTTTATAGAGTCTTCTGGTAAATTTTTCCCAGCTGCGATTCGTGCAGAAGCAAAACAAATTATTAAAGAAATGAACAAGACCATCTCCACTTATATTAGTTCGCAAGCAATCGACTGCTTGGTTGTTGGTTTGTTTACATTCATTGGTTATTTAATCATTGGACAACCGTATGCACTTCTTTTTGGCTTAATTGCTGGTGCGACGAATATTATTCCTTATCTTGGACCGTTCATTGGAGCAGCTCCAGCAGTAATCGTGGCGCTATTTACTTCTCCACTTCAAGCATTACTTGTTATTATTGTCGTAACGATTGTGCAACAACTTGATTCCAACTTACTCTCTCCATATATCATGGGTAAATCTTTATCCATTCATCCATTAACAATTATTATCATCTTGATTGTTGCAGGTAACTTGGCAGGTATTTTTGGAATGATTCTAGGTGTTCCAGTTTATGCCGTTGTTAAAACTATTATTGTGAATGTTAATCGATTAATTAAACTAAGGCGCGGTGAGCTTGCATTAGAAAATAATCCGCCTGATCCTCCCGCACCAAAAGCATAA
- the celB gene encoding PTS cellobiose transporter subunit IIC, translated as MNKFMELLGEKLMPFAAKLGENRYLTTLRDAFMLAFPLTMFGSIAVVLMNLPFWSDETKAVLQLYLGNAQSATMSIMTVFVVFGIGYSLSKYYKVEAIYGGAVALASFLILTPFFFNSPDGELITGALSLDRLGAKGMFIGMISGFIAAELYRFFVQRDWTIKMPAGVPPAVAKSFAALIPAILTLSIFLIINVIVQFFFDTNLHDVVYTVIQKPLVGLGSGIVPTLIALFFIQVLWFFGLHGQIIVNSVMDPIWNTLMLENLDAYKAGLPLPHIVTKPFMEVFTVGMGGSGMTLAVVIALAFLMKSKQSKEIGRLALGPGIFNVNEPVLFGMPIVLNATILIPWIIAPLIVTTLNYFVMAAGIVPTPTGVAVPWTVPIVINGILATNSWLGGALQVVDFFIVLVIWYPFLKLVDRTNIARESQAVDE; from the coding sequence TTGAATAAGTTTATGGAGTTACTTGGGGAGAAGTTAATGCCTTTTGCTGCAAAACTGGGAGAGAATAGGTATTTAACAACATTACGAGATGCATTTATGTTGGCATTCCCACTAACTATGTTTGGTTCGATTGCTGTTGTTTTAATGAATTTACCATTTTGGAGCGATGAGACAAAAGCGGTATTACAGTTATATCTTGGAAATGCACAAAGCGCCACGATGAGTATTATGACTGTTTTTGTTGTTTTTGGAATCGGGTATTCTTTATCTAAATATTATAAAGTGGAAGCAATTTACGGGGGTGCAGTTGCCCTTGCTAGTTTCTTGATTTTAACGCCATTTTTCTTTAATAGTCCTGATGGAGAACTTATTACTGGAGCTCTTTCACTTGATCGTCTTGGAGCGAAAGGAATGTTTATCGGGATGATTAGTGGTTTTATTGCTGCAGAATTATATCGATTTTTCGTTCAACGCGATTGGACAATTAAAATGCCAGCAGGAGTTCCACCAGCAGTAGCTAAATCTTTTGCAGCACTAATTCCTGCGATTTTAACATTAAGTATCTTTTTAATAATTAACGTTATTGTACAATTCTTCTTCGATACAAACTTACATGATGTTGTTTATACAGTTATTCAAAAGCCATTAGTAGGACTAGGTTCTGGAATTGTTCCAACTTTAATTGCGCTATTTTTTATTCAAGTATTGTGGTTTTTCGGACTACATGGGCAAATTATTGTCAACTCGGTGATGGATCCAATTTGGAACACTTTAATGCTGGAAAACTTAGATGCATATAAGGCTGGGTTACCATTACCGCACATAGTTACCAAACCATTTATGGAAGTATTTACAGTTGGTATGGGTGGCTCTGGGATGACTCTAGCTGTTGTAATTGCGCTAGCCTTCCTAATGAAAAGTAAACAAAGTAAAGAAATTGGTCGATTGGCGCTTGGACCTGGAATTTTTAACGTAAATGAACCGGTGCTTTTCGGGATGCCAATCGTATTGAATGCCACGATTTTAATTCCATGGATTATCGCTCCGCTGATTGTCACTACACTGAATTATTTTGTAATGGCAGCTGGTATTGTTCCAACTCCAACAGGGGTTGCTGTTCCTTGGACTGTGCCAATTGTAATTAATGGTATTCTTGCAACTAACTCTTGGCTAGGAGGCGCACTACAAGTAGTTGATTTCTTTATTGTACTAGTAATCTGGTATCCATTCTTAAAACTAGTTGATCGTACTAATATCGCGAGAGAATCACAAGCGGTTGATGAATAA
- the gorA gene encoding glutathione-disulfide reductase: protein MESHYDYIAIGGGSGGIASINRAAMHGAKCALIEPKFLGGTCVNVGCVPKKVMWYGAQIKEAMDLYADAYGYKVDASFNFQKLVENREAYIERIRGSYKNGLDNNKVDWIKGYAEFVDENTLRVNGEIITADHILIATGGKPALPSIPGAAFGITSDGFFALKQLPKKVAIVGAGYIAVELAGVLQQLGSETHLFVRKHAPLRNFDPILTDTLTEIIEESNMTLHKHAVPQKVEKNMDESLTLYLEDGRTETVDVLIWAIGRKPVIDGLQIEKAGVKLLESGHIAVDKFQNTNVSGIYAVGDVTGHYELTPVAIAAGRRLSERLFNNNENAHLTYENIPTVVFSHPAIGTVGLTEPEAIKKYGKENIKVYTSKFTSMYTAITDYREPCRMKLICEGETERVIGLHGIGYGVDEMIQGFAVAINMGATKADFDNTVAIHPTGSEEFVTMK, encoded by the coding sequence ATGGAAAGTCATTATGATTATATTGCAATTGGCGGAGGAAGCGGGGGAATTGCCTCTATTAACCGAGCGGCAATGCACGGAGCAAAATGTGCACTAATTGAACCAAAATTCTTAGGTGGAACTTGTGTAAATGTAGGTTGTGTTCCTAAAAAAGTGATGTGGTATGGTGCGCAAATTAAAGAAGCGATGGATTTATATGCAGATGCTTACGGGTACAAAGTAGATGCAAGTTTCAACTTCCAAAAATTAGTTGAAAATCGGGAAGCTTATATTGAACGTATTCGTGGCTCGTACAAAAACGGGCTTGATAATAATAAAGTCGATTGGATAAAAGGTTATGCAGAATTTGTGGATGAAAATACCTTACGAGTAAACGGTGAAATAATCACTGCTGATCATATTCTAATTGCAACTGGCGGAAAACCAGCTTTACCTTCTATCCCAGGAGCCGCGTTTGGAATCACATCAGATGGTTTTTTCGCTTTAAAACAATTACCAAAAAAAGTAGCAATAGTTGGTGCAGGCTATATTGCAGTCGAGCTTGCGGGTGTTTTACAACAACTTGGATCAGAGACTCATTTGTTTGTGCGTAAACATGCACCGCTTCGGAATTTTGATCCTATTTTAACAGATACATTAACTGAAATAATCGAAGAGTCAAACATGACCTTACATAAACACGCCGTTCCTCAAAAAGTCGAAAAAAATATGGATGAAAGTTTAACTTTATATTTAGAGGATGGTCGAACAGAAACAGTGGACGTGCTTATTTGGGCAATTGGAAGAAAACCGGTCATAGATGGTTTGCAAATCGAAAAAGCTGGTGTAAAGCTTCTAGAAAGTGGACATATAGCGGTAGATAAATTTCAAAATACGAATGTTTCTGGAATCTATGCAGTTGGAGATGTTACTGGACATTATGAATTAACGCCAGTCGCGATTGCAGCTGGTAGACGCCTATCAGAACGTCTTTTTAATAATAACGAAAATGCGCATCTTACCTATGAAAACATTCCGACAGTCGTATTTAGCCATCCAGCAATTGGAACTGTTGGTTTAACGGAGCCAGAAGCTATTAAAAAATATGGCAAAGAAAATATCAAAGTTTACACATCTAAATTTACTTCTATGTATACTGCTATAACAGATTACCGTGAACCCTGTCGAATGAAATTGATTTGTGAGGGTGAAACAGAACGGGTTATCGGCTTACATGGGATTGGATATGGTGTGGATGAAATGATTCAAGGGTTTGCAGTTGCGATTAATATGGGGGCGACGAAAGCGGATTTCGATAATACAGTTGCCATTCACCCAACAGGATCAGAAGAATTTGTTACAATGAAATAA
- a CDS encoding tyrosine phosphatase family protein, which translates to MANYINKARRQIDFDPFDLRIVAVPEVVAVTFKPRNEHTLLIRIADVGATYQPLKNESLFEAIFPVHFNDINEQDDYWGLSEKEEAEMKLFNEAHREMIYKFIDAHPDFTQIIVHCHAGVSRSSAVAMGIAEHLGDNDTFTKLQEIKRYLPNPRVLAIMRGEAYL; encoded by the coding sequence ATGGCGAATTATATTAATAAAGCAAGGCGCCAAATTGACTTTGATCCATTTGATTTACGAATAGTTGCTGTGCCAGAAGTAGTAGCGGTTACTTTTAAACCACGAAACGAGCACACATTGCTTATTCGTATTGCGGATGTTGGTGCAACCTATCAGCCATTAAAAAATGAATCACTTTTCGAAGCTATTTTTCCTGTTCACTTTAACGATATAAACGAACAAGACGATTACTGGGGATTAAGTGAGAAAGAAGAAGCTGAAATGAAACTCTTTAATGAAGCGCATCGGGAAATGATTTATAAGTTTATTGACGCACATCCAGATTTCACTCAAATTATTGTCCATTGTCATGCTGGAGTAAGTAGAAGTAGTGCTGTTGCCATGGGTATTGCTGAGCATCTTGGTGACAATGATACGTTTACTAAACTCCAAGAAATCAAACGTTATTTACCAAATCCGCGGGTTCTCGCAATTATGCGAGGCGAGGCGTATTTATAG
- a CDS encoding histidine phosphatase family protein has product MGKKLSLYFVRHGQTYLNKNLRMQGWADTPLTPEGIEVVKESGRGLAETEFIAAYSSDLHRTIATAGHLLKENKHAFGLTLEPLSEFRETFFGSYEGEKGDVAWNEIAKHMGYANQEELFQKADVRETMNGTKAADPTGDAEDFMTFWTRVEQGFLHVINRHRETGGNVLIVAHGNTIRNIVHELDPSLDETVILDNASVTVLAYENGLFKLERLNDTSHFTKA; this is encoded by the coding sequence ATGGGAAAAAAATTATCATTATATTTTGTCAGACACGGACAAACGTATCTAAACAAAAATTTGCGGATGCAAGGCTGGGCTGATACGCCACTTACACCAGAAGGAATTGAAGTTGTGAAGGAAAGTGGACGTGGACTTGCTGAAACGGAATTTATTGCTGCGTATTCCAGCGACTTGCACCGAACGATTGCAACAGCGGGTCATCTTTTAAAAGAAAACAAGCATGCATTTGGTTTAACTTTAGAACCGCTAAGTGAATTTCGTGAAACTTTCTTTGGTTCTTACGAAGGCGAAAAAGGCGATGTTGCTTGGAATGAAATTGCGAAACATATGGGTTATGCAAACCAAGAAGAACTATTTCAAAAAGCAGATGTTCGCGAAACAATGAATGGAACAAAAGCAGCAGATCCGACTGGTGATGCAGAAGATTTTATGACCTTTTGGACACGCGTAGAGCAAGGATTTTTACATGTGATTAATCGTCACCGCGAAACAGGTGGAAATGTTTTAATCGTTGCACACGGTAATACCATCCGCAATATCGTTCATGAGTTGGACCCTTCTCTTGATGAAACAGTAATACTCGATAATGCAAGTGTTACTGTACTAGCTTACGAAAATGGTTTATTTAAATTAGAACGATTAAATGATACTTCTCATTTTACAAAAGCATAA